A single genomic interval of Terriglobales bacterium harbors:
- a CDS encoding MFS transporter, protein MSPVAYSSQQVRVLLVLTLLNFVNYIDRQVVFPLFGPIKEEFLLSDQQLGLLGTVFTLVHAPLNVLLGYAADRASRPRIMTVGVLFWSAATFLSGLAGSFRSLLVARALVGVGEAAYGPAGTAMLTGAFPKDLRARVQGFFNVGMFIGGAAGLAVGGLIADRLGWRPAFFLVGLPGFVLAAFLYRLPDVPRPPRVHAVPFRHLLRVPAYLTMLVSGWFVTFAAQAYVTWGTEFVVRYQGFTLSQAGVSLGAIVVGAGILGVMTGAWLADLFARVWPWGRVAVVLAGFLLASPLVLGALHTTDKATFLALFFVGTFFMSWYHGPVIAIIHDLVPERAHATAVGVTYFLVNFSAPALAPWLVGGIADRYGLLAGMHAALGAQLVGGLLYLLVIYFIRRDGLKHPVLAAYHAPTIPAVPSTGNNP, encoded by the coding sequence GCTGGTTCTCACGCTGCTGAATTTCGTCAACTACATCGACCGCCAGGTCGTGTTCCCGCTGTTTGGACCCATCAAGGAAGAGTTTCTGCTCAGCGACCAGCAACTGGGACTGCTGGGCACGGTGTTCACGCTGGTGCATGCTCCCCTCAACGTGCTGCTGGGATACGCCGCCGACCGAGCTTCGCGTCCGCGCATCATGACGGTGGGAGTGCTGTTCTGGAGCGCAGCCACGTTCCTGAGCGGCCTGGCCGGATCGTTTCGGTCCTTGCTCGTCGCGCGAGCCCTGGTGGGTGTGGGTGAGGCTGCCTACGGGCCTGCCGGTACCGCCATGCTCACGGGGGCTTTCCCGAAAGACTTGCGTGCCCGCGTGCAGGGTTTCTTCAACGTGGGCATGTTCATCGGCGGGGCGGCCGGGCTCGCCGTGGGAGGATTGATTGCCGACCGCCTGGGCTGGCGCCCGGCGTTCTTCCTGGTCGGCCTGCCGGGATTCGTGCTGGCCGCGTTCCTGTATCGTTTGCCGGATGTTCCGCGACCGCCGCGCGTGCACGCGGTGCCCTTTCGGCATCTGTTACGTGTGCCCGCCTACCTCACCATGCTGGTCAGCGGCTGGTTCGTCACCTTTGCCGCCCAGGCCTACGTCACCTGGGGCACGGAATTCGTAGTCCGCTACCAGGGATTCACCCTGAGCCAGGCGGGCGTGAGCCTGGGCGCCATCGTGGTGGGTGCCGGAATACTCGGCGTGATGACCGGCGCATGGCTCGCCGATCTCTTTGCTCGCGTCTGGCCCTGGGGACGCGTGGCCGTGGTGCTGGCCGGATTCCTGCTGGCGTCGCCGCTGGTGCTGGGTGCGCTGCACACCACAGACAAAGCGACGTTCCTCGCGCTCTTCTTCGTGGGCACGTTCTTCATGAGCTGGTATCACGGACCGGTAATCGCCATCATCCATGACCTGGTACCGGAGCGCGCTCATGCGACTGCCGTCGGTGTGACGTACTTTCTTGTAAACTTTTCCGCCCCCGCCCTCGCACCGTGGCTGGTGGGCGGGATCGCCGATCGTTACGGACTGCTGGCGGGAATGCATGCTGCTCTGGGCGCGCAGCTCGTCGGCGGCCTCCTCTATCTGCTGGTGATTTATTTCATCCGGCGCGATGGGCTGAAGCATCCAGTGCTGGCCGCCTATCACGCTCCGACGATCCCGGCGGTCCCATCGACAGGCAACAACCCATGA